GCGGCCCAGTCCAACAAAAGGCCCATTAGAAACAGCGATCTAAACCCATTACAAGATCGGAAAAACAGCTTTGTAAATTGCGACGAAACAGTGACAAAGCTCAAAGCTAGAAACCGGAATCAAAATATCAGATCGGGAATGGAGAAGAAGCAGAGCAAAGCAATGGAGTTGTTAAACGAGATGGTATCAGAGCCATACCATCTCCTCCATTTCTTGGCTTTCTTCTCTTACTTTGTAATCCGCACTTCCGCTGCTCAAATCCTCTCTCCCCATATCACCTCCCGTCTCTTTCTCCGAGAAATCCAAGCCGCTTTGGCCTTGGGCGTCTTCGCTGCCATCAAGGTCTCTTTCTCTCTCTCTCTATTCACTTCTAAATTCCGAGCTCATTTTTTAGTTTGATTTCATTTGATTTGGTTGGGTTTTGTTTGTTGCAGATAGTGAGGGAAGAAACCTGGGAGGGTTTTATTTCAGATACGCTCTTCTTTGCGAAGGTGAGAGCTATCATTAGTCTTTAATAATTAGCTTAAAACTGATAATGGCTATTTCTAATATGAGATTCATGTGCTTGTGTTCAGATTTTTCTTCTTGCACTTACTTTGATAATGGATTACCACTTGACTCTCTGGTACGCAGTGATATTTGCAGGTAGGTTTCTTATCAAATTGTTCTTTCTTTTTTCGGCATTGTTATGTGTTTGATTCTGAATGCGACAATGGGTGTGGTTTTGTTTACTGCAGGGATTTATATTTTCACACAACAGCCGGCCTTTAAGAAATTAGGTAATCAAGATATTCTTTTTCGTTTTAGGAACTGTAAGTTTGGCTTTCTATAGGATGTAATGAACTCAGAGTTGGTTTGGTGTTTCGATTTTGCGAATGCTGTTAGGTACTTCAAGTAAGATAACACCATTGCAGCTGGAAAGCTTGCTGACGGAAGGGAGCACATCTAGACTTTGGCTGGTAAGTTGTTGCGGTGCATTGAGCTATAAACAGTGTACCAATAAGCGGATAATGATAGTAGTTTTAGGAGAACAGTTGAAATGTTAGAGTTATTTCCCGTGATATTTGATGAATGACATGATCAGGTTGAATTTCGTGCTGCGTATTCACCTTCTTGCATACGCTCAAGTCGGTGCTTTCCTGAGCTTTCTATCACGTAAGTTTTTCACCAGGAATACTATTGAGTTGAGGGAGCTTGGTATTTGAAGCATATCTATTCCTGTTAGGATCATTTTACGTCTGCTCCTTGAATTGCTTTTGAAAGGGTGTGTAAGTGTGTAACTAGTTATTACGAAATTGTGTGGTCTCATTGTACATCCTTATTGACAGATATTCAAACAAAGGCTTTTCTTTTGGAATAGTTGACCTTGGCCTCTTCCCAAATGCTGCACAGTATTTCGGAATATCACTCTCTGGTAAATGTTATGTAATTATCATTGCTACTTGTTTGTTCCTGTTTCCTTCAATTTGATAGATTACTATGTGCCTGCAGGCAGCATGGGACAACTTCCTGCATACATATTATTCTCACATGGATCTGAAGTTGCTCGCTATCCTGAGTTGGTTGCTGAATCAAAAGGTTCTCGTTCTCCCATAACTAAGGTACACCAATATTTAATTCCTGAGATGGCAGGCAACTTGCTTGCTTTTAACAGTGGCACCTCATTGTTTCTTTCCATATCTAACTTGGATTTCCTAGCCTCTTTCACTGCAGTTTATTAGAAAACCATGCATATGCCTTAAAGTAATCAGTAATGACATTTTGTAGATTCAACATATCTAGTCTCCAAATATTTTTTTTTTTTCCTAGAGATCATATATTGGTTTAGTTTACTAGAAGTTTATCATTTTGACTACCTTAGTAACATACTAAATTAGTCAAGTTCATCCCGTGATTCCTGTATCCTTGTTACACATCAAACTACAGTGATTATAGCTCAACAAGTTTTGTATGACTTTCATGAAAACTTTGTCCTAGTTTAGAATGAATTCATGCAAACATATGTGCATATGCCTTTTGTTAAGTCGACATGATTTTCTGATGGGTATGGGTTGATTGTTTGTGTTGCAGAGATTTCTTTCACAGTACTTCAAGCTCGACCTGCTCCTTCTCGAGTACATAAATGGTAAATAGTTATTTGACATACTGTATACGGTATTAGTGGCTCCAATTTTGGTTCATCTTTGTATGATTACACATGCTTTCAGATGTAAACAAACATGTCTTCCTCACATTTAATCTATTTCCCCACTTTTTTATAGAAAATTTTCCTCTTCTGTTTGATATTGCGTTATGGGCCATTCTGTTTTGGAGTTGGGTTTATCTATAGATAGCTTTCTTATATCATGGGGCCAAAGCCCAAAAAAAGGCCCTAGACAGACGTGTTGAATGAGGCGGACCAACTCATGAAAACGTCACTTCAGCGTCAGCCGCTAAATTCTAAAAACCCAGTCACATCTCCACCGCCACGTCAGCACCGCAGCGGCGGCTAGCCGCTGGAATAGTTTAATTAATTTGATTAAAGCGTCGCCGCCGAATACGCCTCGGAAAATTTTTAAATCAACAAAGTCGGGGGTGATTG
The window above is part of the Fragaria vesca subsp. vesca linkage group LG2, FraVesHawaii_1.0, whole genome shotgun sequence genome. Proteins encoded here:
- the LOC101297979 gene encoding thioredoxin-related transmembrane protein 2-like — encoded protein: MEKKQSKAMELLNEMVSEPYHLLHFLAFFSYFVIRTSAAQILSPHITSRLFLREIQAALALGVFAAIKIVREETWEGFISDTLFFAKIFLLALTLIMDYHLTLWYAVIFAGIYIFTQQPAFKKLGTSSKITPLQLESLLTEGSTSRLWLVEFRAAYSPSCIRSSRCFPELSITYSNKGFSFGIVDLGLFPNAAQYFGISLSGSMGQLPAYILFSHGSEVARYPELVAESKGSRSPITKRFLSQYFKLDLLLLEYINGK